In Girardinichthys multiradiatus isolate DD_20200921_A chromosome 18, DD_fGirMul_XY1, whole genome shotgun sequence, a single window of DNA contains:
- the si:dkey-260j18.2 gene encoding kelch-like protein 12 produces the protein MNAVRGGTVTWRPQPWQDGDGGGGEPLSDSDSEEEDFPDDSTTPLGDYITHGLKQLLDAQQLCDVTLLVEGKKFMCHRVLLAAVSPYFRAMFTSPLVESRLSEIRLEEVTPSVMETVIQFVYTGEAGLSLETAEDLFVAANRLQVMPLQDLCSRFLFEHLSVENCLGMYSLARSHHDQLLLRASLRLVAQHFPRVARQKDFLLLDHGTLGSLLSSDRLGVDSEAEVYDAARRWAEHQPLDRYAHMPALLHHLRPGLLSQEESRRLSQELGPAAAGEGLGGPLRPREGMFEKKIVCVDLTPREDENIALKEYTVDCFDPRTGKWEKLAALCSLVSPGCTAVGDRLFVAGGILRTGSVSAGVHEYDAVLDRWIERPGMAQPRAMLGLLGCGESLYALGGCNRSALLDSSEVLDLTTLQWGPGPRLPLPLRAFACAALRGRLYLLGGTTLEQNRAVVHSGVLIYHTLTDCWTRVALDSGTTCLAGGVAVRGGVCAIGGYMRDTTKFLDGNYTNLETLDATGRVLFFREGRGSGVEREVTGGGVMVSAEQRGAACGGSDRAPSPVVFPGLPRRIAAGGVARWKRRIYVLGGENGSRFYDSVYCWKPGWRSWVQRREKLPGETGGVSQFGCTTLKFPKKHILSRLRLAKENCKKPND, from the exons GTTTAAAGCAGCTCCTGGATGCTCAGCAGCTGTGTGATGTTACACTGCTTGTTGAAGGAAAAAAGTTCATGTGTCACAG AGTCCTGTTAGCAGCTGTGAGTCCATACTTCCGGGCGATGTTCACCAGCCCTCTGGTGGAGTCTCGCCTCAGTGAGATCCGTCTGGAGGAAGTAACACCGTCTGTCATGGAGACCGTCATCCAGTTTGTGTACACAGGTGAGGCAGGTCTCTCTCTGGAGACGGCGGAGGACTTGTTTGTCGCCGCCAACCGGCTTCAGGTCATGCCCCTCCAGGACCTGTGCTCCAG GTTTCTGTTCGAGCACCTCTCGGTGGAGAACTGCCTGGGGATGTACTCCCTGGCTCGCTCCCATCATGACCAGCTGCTTCTGCGGGCCTCCCTGCGACTGGTTGCGCAGCACTTCCCCCGGGTGGCGCGGCAGAAAGACTTCCTCCTGCTCGACCACGGCACTTTGGGCAGCCTGCTGAGCTCTGACCGTCTCGGGGTGGACTCCGAGGCTGAGGTTTACGATGCGGCTCGCCGCTGGGCAGAGCACCAACCTTTGGATCGCTATGCCCACATGCCAGCGCTGCTGCACCACCTGCGCCCAGGGCTACTGTCCCAGGAAGAGAGCCGACGCTTGAGCCAGGAGCTGGGGCCCGCTGCGGCTGGAGAGGGCCTTGGGGGGCCTCTGAGACCAAGGGAGGGCATGTTTGAAAAAAAGATCGTCTGTGTGGACTTGACACCCAGGGAAGATGAAAATATAGCTTTGAAGGAGTACACagtggactgctttgatcctcgGACAGGGAAGTGGGAGAAGCTAGCTGCACTGTGTTCTCTGGTGAGTCCAGGGTGCACGGCTGTGGGCGACAGGCTGTTTGTAGCAGGGGGGATCCTCCGGACAGGCTCTGTATCTGCCGGCGTGCATGAATACGATGCTGTGTTGGACAGATGGATAGAAAGGCCTGGGATGGCCCAGCCACGCGCTATGCTGGGCCTGCTCGGTTGCGGAGAGTCCCTCTATGCCCTGGGTGGCTGTAACCGCTCTGCTCTGTTGGACTCCAGTGAAGTGCTGGATCTGACTACACTTCAGTGGGGTCCCGGGCCTCGGCTCCCGCTTCCTCTGCGAGCCTTTGCCTGCGCGGCTCTACGTGGACGCCTTTACCTCTTGGGTGGAACTACGCTAGAACAGAACAGGGCTGTAGTGCATTCAGGTGTGCTTATTTATCACACTCTGACCGACTGCTGGACACGGGTAGCGCTGGACTCTGGCACTACCTGCCTCGCTGGAGGCGTGGCAGTGAGAGGAGGAGTCTGTGCAATCGGAGGATACATGAGGGATACCACAAAGTTCCTGGACGGGAATTACACCAATCTGGAGACTTTAGACGCTACCGGCCGCGTTCTATTTTTCCGAGAGGGCAGGGGGTCAGGGGTGGAGAGGGAGGTGACTGGTGGAGGTGTGATGGTCAGTGCGGAGCAACGGGGGGCTGCCTGTGGTGGAAGTGACCGAGCTCCGAGTCCTGTTGTCTTCCCAGGATTGCCTCGGCGGATAGCTGCAGGCGGTGTAGCTAGGTGGAAGAGGAGGATTTATGTGCTGGGCGGAGAAAATGGGTCGCGCTTCTACGACAGCGTGTACTGCTGGAAACCTGGCTGGCGCAGCTGGGTGCAGAGACGGGAAAAACTTCCTGGAGAGACTGGGGGGGTCAGCCAGTTTGGGTGTACCACTCTTAAATTCCCCAAAAAGCACATCCTGTCCAGACTGAGACTAGCCAAAGAAAACTGCAAGAAGCCCAACGACTAA
- the slc5a2 gene encoding sodium/glucose cotransporter 2 isoform X2: MEKPFTEKVTINNAADITVIAGYFLMVISVGVWAMFRTNRGTVGGYFLAGRSMAWWSVGASLFASNIGSGHFVGLAGTGAAGGIAVGGFEWNALFIVLLLGWLFVPVYLTAGVITMPQYLKKRFGGTRISLYLSIISLFLYIFTKISVDMFSGAVFIQQALGWNIYVSVIALLLITALYTVTGGLAALMYTDTFQTFVIIAGACVLTGFSFAEIGGYSALLTKYSSAIPSNFSSLDTQRYNISSQCYTPRQDAFSLLRDSTAGDLPWPGVVFGMTIGGIWYWCSDQVIVQRCLAARSLTHVKAGCIVCGYLKLLPMFLMVFPGMISRILYPDDVGCVVPEICKQVCGTEVGCSNIAYPKLVVTIMPSGLRGLMLAVMLAALMSSLASIFNSSSTLFTMDIWTRIRPLANERELIVVGRVWVLCIVVISICWIPVVQAAQSGQLFDYIQSVSSYLSPPIASVFLLAVFVKRVNEMGAFWGLIGGLAMGLCRMLLEFWFGTGSCIFPSQCPFLICGIHYLHFAIILFSCTSVLVLLVSFCTEPIEDKHLYRLVFSLRHSKEERKDLDWEQQERTRTARKEAEEKMREKANAVTAEGDKKSGICRLVGGFCGLSGDQQTQDEGAAEDSEPQMPDISEEPVWKYTVDSNALVMMAVAVFMWGYFA, from the exons ATGGAGAAACCCTTTACAGAGAAAGTGACTATCAACAATGCAGCAGACATCACTGTCATCGCTGGATATTTTCTCATGGTCATCAGCGTTGGCGTTTGG GCCATGTTTCGGACCAATCGTGGGACGGTGGGGGGATATTTTCTGGCAGGACGCTCCATGGCTTGGTGGTCG GTCGGTGCCTCCCTGTTTGCCAGTAATATTGGGAGTGGTCACTTTGTGGGCCTGGCAGGAACAGGGGCAGCAGGGGGCATCGCTGTGGGAGGCTTCGAGTGGAAT GCTCTGTTCATCGTGCTGCTACTGGGCTGGCTGTTTGTACCCGTCTACCTCACAGCCGGG GTGATCACGATGCCGCAGTACCTGAAGAAGAGGTTCGGCGGGACCAGGATCAGCCTCTACCTGTCCATTATCTCTCTGTTCCTCTACATTTTCACCAAGATCTCA GTGGATATGTTTTCTGGAGCCGTCTTTATCCAGCAGGCGTTAGGCTGGAATATCTACGTGTCTGTCATTGCCCTTCTGTTGATCACAGCCTTGTACACGGTCACAG GTGGCCTTGCAGCTTTAATGTACACGGACACTTTTCAGACGTTTGTCATCATCGCTGGGGCCTGCGTCCTTACCGGTTTCT CCTTTGCTGAAATCGGAGGCTACAGCGCCCTGCTTACCAAATACAGCTCTGCCATACCAAGTAATTTCTCCTCCTTGGACACCCAGCGCTATAACATCTCCTCCCAGTGTTACACCCCAAGACAGGACGCCTTCAGCCTGCTGAGAGACTCGACGGCAGGGGACCTTCCCTGGCCCGGCGTGGTGTTTGGGATGACAATAGGAGGGATCTGGTACTGGTGCTCTGATCAG GTGATTGTCCAGAGGTGCCTTGCAGCTCGAAGTCTTACCCATGTGAAGGCTGGCTGCATCGTGTGTGGCTACCTCAAGCTGCTTCCTATGTTCCTCATGGTGTTCCCCGGCATGATCAGCAGGATCCTCTACCCAG ATGATGTCGGCTGTGTGGTCCCTGAGATCTGTAAGCAGGTTTGTGGGACCGAAGTGGGCTGCTCTAACATTGCTTACCCTAAGCTGGTGGTTACAATCATGCCCAGTG GTCTGCGGGGCCTGATGCTGGCCGTGATGCTGGCTGCTCTCATGTCTTCTTTGGCCTCCATCTTTAACAGCAGCAGCACGCTGTTCACCATGGACATCTGGACCCGCATCAGACCACTGGCCAACGAAAGAGAGCTCATTGTTGTAGGCCG TGTCTGGGTTCTGTGTATCGTGGTCATCAGCATCTGCTGGATCCCTGTTGTTCAGGCAGCCCAGAGTGGTCAACTGTTTGACTACATCCAGTCAGTCTCCAGCTATCTGTCTCCACCCATTGCCTCGGTTTTTCTGCTGGCTGTGTTTGTCAAGAGGGTCAACGAAATG GGAGCTTTTTGGGGCCTGATTGGTGGTCTGGCAATGGGTCTGTGTCGGATGTTGCTTGAATTCTGGTTTGGTACTGGCAGCTGTATTTTCCCCTCTCAGTGTCCCTTCCTGATCTGTGGCATCCACTACTTACACTTCGCCATCATCCTCTTTTCCTGCACATCGGTGCTGGTGTTGCTCGTCAGTTTCTGCACAGAGCCCATCGAAGATAAACAT CTCTATCGTCTGGTGTTCAGTCTTCGTCACTCTAAAGAGGAGAGGAAAGATCTGGACTGGGAGCAGCAAGAAAGAACTAGAACAGCCCGTAAGGAGGCCGAGGAGAAGATGAGAGAGAAGGCTAATGCAGTTACAG CTGAGGGTGATAAAAAGTCTGGAATCTGTCGCCTGGTTGGTGGATTCTGTGGACTGAGTGGAGACCAGCAGACTCAGGATGAAGGAGCAGCTGAGGACTCAGAGCCACAGATGCCAGACATCAGTGAGGAGCCAGTGTGGAAGTACACTGTGGATTCTAACGCTCTCGTGATGATGGCCGTGGCAGTTTTTATGTGGGGATACTTTGCTTGA
- the slc5a2 gene encoding sodium/glucose cotransporter 2 isoform X1, with translation MEKPFTEKVTINNAADITVIAGYFLMVISVGVWAMFRTNRGTVGGYFLAGRSMAWWSVGASLFASNIGSGHFVGLAGTGAAGGIAVGGFEWNALFIVLLLGWLFVPVYLTAGVITMPQYLKKRFGGTRISLYLSIISLFLYIFTKISVDMFSGAVFIQQALGWNIYVSVIALLLITALYTVTGGLAALMYTDTFQTFVIIAGACVLTGFSFAEIGGYSALLTKYSSAIPSNFSSLDTQRYNISSQCYTPRQDAFSLLRDSTAGDLPWPGVVFGMTIGGIWYWCSDQVIVQRCLAARSLTHVKAGCIVCGYLKLLPMFLMVFPGMISRILYPDDVGCVVPEICKQVCGTEVGCSNIAYPKLVVTIMPSGLRGLMLAVMLAALMSSLASIFNSSSTLFTMDIWTRIRPLANERELIVVGRVWVLCIVVISICWIPVVQAAQSGQLFDYIQSVSSYLSPPIASVFLLAVFVKRVNEMGAFWGLIGGLAMGLCRMLLEFWFGTGSCIFPSQCPFLICGIHYLHFAIILFSCTSVLVLLVSFCTEPIEDKHLYRLVFSLRHSKEERKDLDWEQQERTRTARKEAEEKMREKANAVTEAEGDKKSGICRLVGGFCGLSGDQQTQDEGAAEDSEPQMPDISEEPVWKYTVDSNALVMMAVAVFMWGYFA, from the exons ATGGAGAAACCCTTTACAGAGAAAGTGACTATCAACAATGCAGCAGACATCACTGTCATCGCTGGATATTTTCTCATGGTCATCAGCGTTGGCGTTTGG GCCATGTTTCGGACCAATCGTGGGACGGTGGGGGGATATTTTCTGGCAGGACGCTCCATGGCTTGGTGGTCG GTCGGTGCCTCCCTGTTTGCCAGTAATATTGGGAGTGGTCACTTTGTGGGCCTGGCAGGAACAGGGGCAGCAGGGGGCATCGCTGTGGGAGGCTTCGAGTGGAAT GCTCTGTTCATCGTGCTGCTACTGGGCTGGCTGTTTGTACCCGTCTACCTCACAGCCGGG GTGATCACGATGCCGCAGTACCTGAAGAAGAGGTTCGGCGGGACCAGGATCAGCCTCTACCTGTCCATTATCTCTCTGTTCCTCTACATTTTCACCAAGATCTCA GTGGATATGTTTTCTGGAGCCGTCTTTATCCAGCAGGCGTTAGGCTGGAATATCTACGTGTCTGTCATTGCCCTTCTGTTGATCACAGCCTTGTACACGGTCACAG GTGGCCTTGCAGCTTTAATGTACACGGACACTTTTCAGACGTTTGTCATCATCGCTGGGGCCTGCGTCCTTACCGGTTTCT CCTTTGCTGAAATCGGAGGCTACAGCGCCCTGCTTACCAAATACAGCTCTGCCATACCAAGTAATTTCTCCTCCTTGGACACCCAGCGCTATAACATCTCCTCCCAGTGTTACACCCCAAGACAGGACGCCTTCAGCCTGCTGAGAGACTCGACGGCAGGGGACCTTCCCTGGCCCGGCGTGGTGTTTGGGATGACAATAGGAGGGATCTGGTACTGGTGCTCTGATCAG GTGATTGTCCAGAGGTGCCTTGCAGCTCGAAGTCTTACCCATGTGAAGGCTGGCTGCATCGTGTGTGGCTACCTCAAGCTGCTTCCTATGTTCCTCATGGTGTTCCCCGGCATGATCAGCAGGATCCTCTACCCAG ATGATGTCGGCTGTGTGGTCCCTGAGATCTGTAAGCAGGTTTGTGGGACCGAAGTGGGCTGCTCTAACATTGCTTACCCTAAGCTGGTGGTTACAATCATGCCCAGTG GTCTGCGGGGCCTGATGCTGGCCGTGATGCTGGCTGCTCTCATGTCTTCTTTGGCCTCCATCTTTAACAGCAGCAGCACGCTGTTCACCATGGACATCTGGACCCGCATCAGACCACTGGCCAACGAAAGAGAGCTCATTGTTGTAGGCCG TGTCTGGGTTCTGTGTATCGTGGTCATCAGCATCTGCTGGATCCCTGTTGTTCAGGCAGCCCAGAGTGGTCAACTGTTTGACTACATCCAGTCAGTCTCCAGCTATCTGTCTCCACCCATTGCCTCGGTTTTTCTGCTGGCTGTGTTTGTCAAGAGGGTCAACGAAATG GGAGCTTTTTGGGGCCTGATTGGTGGTCTGGCAATGGGTCTGTGTCGGATGTTGCTTGAATTCTGGTTTGGTACTGGCAGCTGTATTTTCCCCTCTCAGTGTCCCTTCCTGATCTGTGGCATCCACTACTTACACTTCGCCATCATCCTCTTTTCCTGCACATCGGTGCTGGTGTTGCTCGTCAGTTTCTGCACAGAGCCCATCGAAGATAAACAT CTCTATCGTCTGGTGTTCAGTCTTCGTCACTCTAAAGAGGAGAGGAAAGATCTGGACTGGGAGCAGCAAGAAAGAACTAGAACAGCCCGTAAGGAGGCCGAGGAGAAGATGAGAGAGAAGGCTAATGCAGTTACAG aaGCTGAGGGTGATAAAAAGTCTGGAATCTGTCGCCTGGTTGGTGGATTCTGTGGACTGAGTGGAGACCAGCAGACTCAGGATGAAGGAGCAGCTGAGGACTCAGAGCCACAGATGCCAGACATCAGTGAGGAGCCAGTGTGGAAGTACACTGTGGATTCTAACGCTCTCGTGATGATGGCCGTGGCAGTTTTTATGTGGGGATACTTTGCTTGA